A single region of the Epinephelus moara isolate mb chromosome 12, YSFRI_EMoa_1.0, whole genome shotgun sequence genome encodes:
- the fkbp3 gene encoding peptidyl-prolyl cis-trans isomerase FKBP3 has product MNHIPYEAKGVFSQPGRFKGTEPIEEVTEQVKAVKIEEKPKEVPTEAVDEGPPKYFKSVLKKGDKTNFPKKGDTVSCWYTGSLEDGTVFDTNIPTTARKKKQSKPLSFKAGLGRVIRGWDEAILTMSKGETARLEIEPEWAYGKKGLPDSKIPPNAKLIFEVELVAVD; this is encoded by the exons ATGAATCATATTCCATATGAAGCTAAAGGCGTGTTCTCACAGCCTGGG aggtttaaaggcaCAGAGCCAATTGAAGAGGTGACCGAGCAGgttaaagctgtgaaaattgAAGAAAAGCCCAAAGAAGTCCCGACAGAGGCTGTGGATGAG gGTCCGCCAAAGTACTTCAAGTCAGTGCTGAAGAAAGGCGACAAAACCAACTTCCCAAAGAAAGGCGACACTGTGAGCTGCTGGTACACTGGCTCCCTGGAGGATGGAACCGTCTTCGACACCAATATTCCCACAA CGGCGAGAAAGAAGAAGCAATCCAAACCACTGTCATTCAAAGCCGGCTTGGGCAGAGTCATCAGAGGA tgggACGAGGCCATCCTGACGATGAGTAAGGGTGAAACAGCTCGACTGGAGATTGAACCAGAGTGGGCCTACGGGAAGAAGGGTCTCCCTGACTCCAA AATTCCTCCCAACGCAAAGCTGATCTTCGAGGTTGAGCTGGTGGCGGTGGATTAA
- the faua gene encoding FAU ubiquitin like and ribosomal protein S30 fusion a: MQLFLRAQNTHTLEVTGQETVGQIKAHVQDLEGLLVEDQVLLLAGCPLEDEASLASCGVSEHCTLEVAGRLLGGKVHGSLARAGKVRGQTPKVDKQEKKKKKTGRAKRRIQYNRRFVNVVPTFGKKKGPNANS, from the exons ATGCAGCTCTTCTTGCGTGCCCAGAACACTCACACCCTTGAGGTGACCGGACAGGAGACTGTTGGACAGATCAAG GCCCATGTCCAGGATCTGGAGGGTCTCCTGGTTGAGGATCAGGTGCTGTTGCTTGCTGGATGCCCACTGGAGGATGAAGCCTCTCTGGCATCCTGTGGTGTCTCAGAGCACTGCACCCTGGAGGTAGCTGGCAGGCTGCTGGGAG GTAAAGTTCACGGCTCTCTGGCCCGTGCCGGAAAAGTGAGGGGACAGACGCCCAAG GTCGACaagcaggagaagaagaaaaagaagactgGCCGTGCCAAGCGTCGCATCCAGTACAACAGGCGCTTTGTGAACGTGGTGCCCACCTTCGGAAAGAAGAAGGGACCCAACGCCAACTCCTAA
- the LOC126398268 gene encoding piggyBac transposable element-derived protein 4-like — protein MQRSYGRYGAVGAVGAVETTDVNMEPVSSSVQQEKSHSSSSSSSSSSSSLSDTTNSGDSDPDYAFAPISSSPFSLTEDEEEPVEPESGWTGKNGEVWFPTNTETTYFTLPTRGVTPGPTRYAIVRVSNIESTFDLFFTEKMFELLVDMTNLQGRRALKSWTDVDVVDLRAYIGLLILAGVYRSKGESTRCLWDDRSGRAVFRATMSLHRFHEISRALCFDNKRKKPERQKKDKLAPIRDLWDMWTHRLPLLFNPGNDITVDEQLVAFKGRCRFRQYMPKKPAKYGMKIWVAADAQTSYAWRCEIYLGKTDGAPEVGQGKRVVTEITSGLQGITVTCDNFFTSYALGQELLRRKIALIGTIRKNKPELPPNLLQIKGRAALSSLFAFTKNTTAVSYVPRRGKNVILISTRHREATVTEGPKKKPEIIMAYNRCKGGVDTLDKVVGTYSCKRKTNRWPQALFFNMLDVSGYNAYVIFTAVDPAWNKGKTFRRRLFLEELGNSLVSAAMQRRERLPRAPVAAALVKKVQASAAAPPDTETQAAADSSSSGGKRGTCALCTGHKKRTIGCCISCGGHTCKVHQVICCKSCWKV, from the exons ATGCAGCGAAGCTATGGAAGATATGGCGCTGTGGGAGCAGTGGGAGCTGTGGAAACAACGGACGTGAACATGGAGCCTGTGTCTTCCAGCGTGCAGCAGGAGAAATcacattcctcctcctcctcctcctcctcctcctcctcctctctatcGGACACCACCAACTCAGGGGATTCGGATCCTGATTATGCCTTTGCGCCCATATCGTCGTCTCcattttctttgactgaagACGAGGAGGAACCAGTAGAGCCTGAATCCGGGTGGACTGGGAAAAATGGTGAAGTGTGGTTTCCCACCAACACGGAGACGACCTACTTCACTCTGCCTACCAGAGGCGTGACCCCGGGGCCGACGCGTTACGCCATTGTGAGGGTCAGCAACATCGAGTCCacctttgatttgtttttcactgagaaGATGTTTGAGCTGCTCGTCGACATGACCAACCTGCAAGGGCGCCGCGCATTGAAGAGCTGGACCGACGTGGACGTCGTAGATCTGCGCGCCTACATCGGGCTCCTGATCCTGGCCGGAGTCTACAGATCCAAAGGTGAGTCCACGCGCTGCCTGTGGGACGATCGCAGCGGCCGTGCGGTTTTCAGAGCCACCATGTCCCTGCATAGATTCCACGAGATCAGCAGAGCTCTGTGCTTTGATAACAAGCGGAAGAAGCCAGAACGGCAGAAGAAGGACAAGCTGGCCCCCATCAGAGACCTGTGGGACATGTGGACGCATcgcctccccctcctcttcaaCCCAGGTAATGATATCACAGTTGATGAGCAGCTGGTGGCATTCAAAGGGCGGTGCAGATTCCGGCAGTACATGCCAAAGAAACCCGCCAAGTACGGTATGAAAATCTGGGTAGCTGCTGATGCTCAAACATCCTACGCCTGGAGGTGTGAGATCTACCTGGGGAAAACAGATGGTGCTCCAGAGGTGGGGCAGGGCAAGCGCGTCGTCACGGAGATAACAAGTGGACTCCAGGGCATCACTGTCACCTGTGACAACTTTTTTACCTCCTACGCACTCGGTCAGGAGCTCCTGCGGAGGAAGATCGCCTTGATCGGGACCATCAGGAAGAATAAACCGGAGCTGCCACCCAACCTGCTGCAGATCAAAGGTCGAGCTgcactctcctctctctttgccTTCACGAAGAACACCACGGCCGTGAGCTACGTCCCAAGGCGGGGGAAGAATGTGATCCTCATCAGCACGAGGCACCGGGAGGCAACGGTGACAGAGGGGCCGAAGAAGAAGCCAGAGATCATCATGGCATACAACCGCTGCAAGGGAGGCGTCGACACTCTAGACAAG GTTGTGGGCACCTACAGCTGCAAGAGGAAGACCAACCGGTGGCCACAGGCGTTGTTTTTCAACATGCTCGACGTCTCAGGATACAATGCATATGTCATCTTCACGGCCGTGGACCCCGCCTGGAACAAGGGGAAGACGTTCCGGAGGAGGCTTTTCCTAGAAGAGCTCGGAAACTCTCTGGTCTCTGCAGCCATGCAGAGGAGAGAGCGCCTGCCTCGTGCGCCAGTCGCTGCTGCACTGGTGAAAAAGGTCCAGGCGTCTGCAGCTGCCCCTCCAGACACGGAGacacaggcagcagcagactcCAGCAGCTCCGGGGGGAAGAGGGGAACATGCGCGTTGTGCACAGGACATAAGAAAAGAACAATCGGCTGCTGCATCTCTTGTGGAGGACACACGTGCAAAGTGCACCAGGTGATATGCTGCAAGTCCTGCTGGAAAGTCTGA